In Excalfactoria chinensis isolate bCotChi1 chromosome 20, bCotChi1.hap2, whole genome shotgun sequence, a genomic segment contains:
- the SLC66A1 gene encoding lysosomal amino acid transporter 1 homolog isoform X2, with product MADGFRVPPPAGNGSDCPDGAQWVLRLLGECARDGRDVGSALLGIASIGCFAAAALPQFYQACKTGIMDRALSIYFLLGWLGGDLLNLIGSFLANQLPLQVYTAVYYVLADLVMLSLYGYYKAKNWGTRATASINAACLFCLLGTATTLTVLSHNTDPALNLAAFRGRSLLSLGLDGPVPQPISKTEIVGFAIGSVSSVLYLCSRLPQIYTNYRRKSTAGVSFLLFALVMLGNLLYGTSVLLKNPEPGQSEGDYILHHLPWLIGSLGVLSLDVIISFQFLAYRTGQPSAGEEREALLAEHGDS from the exons ATGGCGGACGGGTTTCGGGTTCCGCCCCCAGCCGGGAATGGCTCCGATTGCCCCGACGGTGCCCAGTGGGTGCTGCGGCTGCTGGGAGAGTGCGCTCGGGACGGCCGCGATGTGGGCAGCGCGCTGCTGGGAATCGCCTCCATCGGGTGCTTCGCTGCTGCTGCGCTGCC GCAGTTCTACCAAGCCTGCAAGACGGGCATCATGGACCGGGCGCTCTCCATATACTTCCTTCTGGGCTGGCTTGGTGGAGACCTTCTGAACCTCATTGGCTCCTTCCTGGCAAACCAGCTGCCCCTGCAG GTGTACACCGCTGTGTACTACGTGCTGGCAGACTTGGTGATGCTTTCCCTGTATGGCTACTACAAAGCCAAGAACTGGGGCACAAGAG CCACAGCCTCCATCAACGCCGCCTGCCTCTTCTGCCTGCTGGGAACAGCCACGACCCTCACGGTGCTGAGCCACAACACAGACCCAGCCCTCAACCTCGCAGCCTTCAGAGGGAGATCTCTGCTCTCCTTGGGCCTGGATGGACCTGTCCCTCAG CCCATCAGCAAGACTGAGATCGTCGGCTTTGCCATCGGCTCCGTCTCCTCTGTGCTGTATCTCTGCTCCCGTCTCCCCCAGATCTACACCAAC TACCGCAGGAAATCCACAGCTGGAgtctccttcctgctctttgCCCTGGTGATGCTGGGGAACTTGTTGTATGGCACCAGTGTGCTGCTGAAGAACCCGGAGCCAGGGCAGAGCGAAGGTGATTACATCCTGCATCACCTGCCATGGCTTATTGGCAGCCTGGGTGTCCTGTCCCTGGATGTCATC ATCTCATTCCAGTTCCTCGCCTACCGCACAGGACAGCCCAGTGCTGGTGAGGAGCGCGAGGCACTGCTCGCTGAGCATGGCGACAGCTGA
- the SLC66A1 gene encoding lysosomal amino acid transporter 1 homolog isoform X1: MADGFRVPPPAGNGSDCPDGAQWVLRLLGECARDGRDVGSALLGIASIGCFAAAALPQFYQACKTGIMDRALSIYFLLGWLGGDLLNLIGSFLANQLPLQVYTAVYYVLADLVMLSLYGYYKAKNWGTRATASINAACLFCLLGTATTLTVLSHNTDPALNLAAFRGRSLLSLGLDGPVPQDSPYLQPISKTEIVGFAIGSVSSVLYLCSRLPQIYTNYRRKSTAGVSFLLFALVMLGNLLYGTSVLLKNPEPGQSEGDYILHHLPWLIGSLGVLSLDVIISFQFLAYRTGQPSAGEEREALLAEHGDS, translated from the exons ATGGCGGACGGGTTTCGGGTTCCGCCCCCAGCCGGGAATGGCTCCGATTGCCCCGACGGTGCCCAGTGGGTGCTGCGGCTGCTGGGAGAGTGCGCTCGGGACGGCCGCGATGTGGGCAGCGCGCTGCTGGGAATCGCCTCCATCGGGTGCTTCGCTGCTGCTGCGCTGCC GCAGTTCTACCAAGCCTGCAAGACGGGCATCATGGACCGGGCGCTCTCCATATACTTCCTTCTGGGCTGGCTTGGTGGAGACCTTCTGAACCTCATTGGCTCCTTCCTGGCAAACCAGCTGCCCCTGCAG GTGTACACCGCTGTGTACTACGTGCTGGCAGACTTGGTGATGCTTTCCCTGTATGGCTACTACAAAGCCAAGAACTGGGGCACAAGAG CCACAGCCTCCATCAACGCCGCCTGCCTCTTCTGCCTGCTGGGAACAGCCACGACCCTCACGGTGCTGAGCCACAACACAGACCCAGCCCTCAACCTCGCAGCCTTCAGAGGGAGATCTCTGCTCTCCTTGGGCCTGGATGGACCTGTCCCTCAG GACTCACCTTATCTGCAGCCCATCAGCAAGACTGAGATCGTCGGCTTTGCCATCGGCTCCGTCTCCTCTGTGCTGTATCTCTGCTCCCGTCTCCCCCAGATCTACACCAAC TACCGCAGGAAATCCACAGCTGGAgtctccttcctgctctttgCCCTGGTGATGCTGGGGAACTTGTTGTATGGCACCAGTGTGCTGCTGAAGAACCCGGAGCCAGGGCAGAGCGAAGGTGATTACATCCTGCATCACCTGCCATGGCTTATTGGCAGCCTGGGTGTCCTGTCCCTGGATGTCATC ATCTCATTCCAGTTCCTCGCCTACCGCACAGGACAGCCCAGTGCTGGTGAGGAGCGCGAGGCACTGCTCGCTGAGCATGGCGACAGCTGA
- the AKR7A2 gene encoding aflatoxin B1 aldehyde reductase member 2, translating into MAAGGARPGIVLGAMEMGRRAGPEASAAMLRAFLRRGHRLLDTAYMYAGGESERILGTLLAGGEHSVEVATKANPWDGKTLKPESVRSQLSTSLERLQRTSVELFYLHAPDHGTPVEETLRACNELHKEGKFKELGLSNYAAWEVAEICTICKCNNWLMPTVYQGMYNATTRQVELELFPCLRHYGLRFYAYNPLAGGLLTGKYKYEDKDTRQPTGRFFGNDWAQAYRDRYWKKHNFEGIELVEKALKDAYGSKAPSLTSAALRWLYHHSKLQGSLGDAVIVGMSNMEQLEQNLKYSEEGPLLAPVVEAFDRAWNLTAHDCPNYFR; encoded by the exons ATGGCGGCGGGCGGTGCGCGGCCCGGTATCGTGCTGGGCGCGATGGAGATGGGGCGGCGAGCGGGACCTGAGGCGAGTGCCGCCATGTTGAGAGCCTTCCTGAGGCGGGGACATCGGCTGCTCGACACCGCCTATATGTACGCGGGAGGGGAGTCCGAGCGTATCCTCGGCACGCTGCTGGCCGGCGGGGAGCACTCGG TGGAAGTGGCCACCAAAGCCAACCCCTGGGATGGGAAGACGCTGAAGCCAGAGAGTGTGCGCTCACAGCTGAGCACGTCCCTGGAGAGGCTGCAGAGGACGAGTGTTGAGCTCTTCTACCTCCACGCCCCCGACCACGGGACCCCGGTGGAGGAGACCCTGCGAGCCTGCAATGAGCTGCACAAGGAG gGGAAGTTTAAAGAGCTCGGCCTGTCCAACTACGCAGCGTGGGAGGTGGCGGAAATCTGCACCATCTGCAAGTGCAACAACTGGCTGATGCCAACCGTGTACCAG GGCATGTACAACGCAACCACCCGCCAGGTAGAGCTGGAGCTTTTCCCTTGCCTGAGACACTACGGGCTGCGGTTCTACGCCTACAACCCACTGGCTG gagggctgctgaCTGGGAAGTACAAGTATGAGGACAAAGACACGCGTCAGCCCACTGGAAGATTTTTTGGGAATGACTGGGCTCAAGCCTACAGGGACAG GTACTGGAAGAAGCACAACTTTGAAGGAATTGAACTAGTagaaaaagctttgaaagatGCTTATGGTTCCAAGGCACCGAGCCTGACCTCCGCCGCCTTGCGTTGGTTGTATCACCACTCCAAGCTGCAG GGTTCTCTTGGAGACGCGGTGATCGTCGGGATGTCCAAcatggagcagctggagcagaatCTGAAGTACAGCGAGGAGGGCCCGCTGCTCGCTCCTGTGGTGGAGGCGTTTGATAGAGCCTGGAATCTGACTGCACATGACTGCCCCAATTACTTCCGATAG
- the MRTO4 gene encoding mRNA turnover protein 4 homolog — protein sequence MPKSKRDRKVSLTRTPKKGLEAKQALIAELRRCVDTYKHIFIFSVANMRNNKLKDVRNAWKHSRIFFGKNKVMMVALGREPSSEYRENLHKVSEHLRGEVGLLFTNRTKEEVDEWFSNFRKVDFARAGNKATYSVSLDMGPLEQFPHSMEPQLRQLGLPTALKKGVVTLLSDYEVCKEGDVLTPEQARVLKLFGYEMAEFKVTIKFLWSSETGDFQKLAGDGEEEEEEEKEEEEEEEDIDINED from the exons ATGCCGAAGTCCAAGCGGGACCGCAAGG TGTCCCTGACGCGGACGCCCAAGAAGGGGTTGGAAGCCAAACAGGCGCTGATCGCGGAG CTGCGGCGATGCGTGGACACCTACAAACACATCTTCATCTTCTCCGTGGCCAACATGAGGAACAACAAGCTGAAGGACGTGAGGAACGCCTGGAAGCACAGCCG GATCTTCTTCGGGAAGAACAAAGTGATGATGGTGGCGCTGGGCCGGGAGCCGAGCAGTGAATACAGGGAGAACTTGCACAAG GTCAGCGAGCACCTGAGGGGTGAGGTTGGTCTCCTCTTCACCAATCGCACCAAGGAGGAGGTGGATGA GTGGTTCTCCAACTTCAGGAAGGTGGATTTTGCACGAGCTGGGAACAAGGCGACGTACAGCGTCAGTCTGGACATGGGGCCCTTGGAGCAGTTTCCACACTCCATGGAGCCGCAGCTGCGGCAGCTGGGATTGCCAACAGCTTTAAAGAAAG GAGTGGTGACGCTGCTTTCGGATTATGAAGTCTGCAAAGAAGGGGATGTTCTGACCCCCGAGCAAGCGCGTGTCCTG AAACTCTTTGGCTACGAGATGGCCGAGTTCAAAGTGACCATCAAATTCCTGTGGAGTTCTGAGACGGGGGACTTCCAGAAGCTGGCAGGagatggggaggaagaggaggaggaggagaaggaagaggaggaagaagaggaggacaTTGACATCAATGAGGACTAG
- the EMC1 gene encoding ER membrane protein complex subunit 1 has translation MAPPCFEAPPGTAGAAGDLRAAPLGAVPVQAERRAARGGAEVPGAVMAAALWVLLLLPLAAAVYEDQVGKFDWRQQYVGKLKFASLEASQGSKKLLVGTEKNVVAALNSRSGEILWRHADKAGPEGAIDAMLIHGQDAITVSSAGRILRSWETNIGGLNWETSLDTGSFQTASLVGLQDAVKYVAVLKKAAISLHYLSNGHQKWVEHLPESENTRYQLLYSRGAGVIHVLGVVPQSHLKVLTLSVEDGEIIEQTKVAAPWLKSLNGACNVVGEAVLVCADAATRSLYVCSLEMEQEMKQIPLQSLDLEFADGFQPRILATQPSVINASRTQFFLQLSPGYFSLLQCKQGQLSHLRDFQQAALVSFATTGEKTVAAVLTCRNELKPGSSDGLHGSALEDSPKQESLTCSNQTYNINLYLVETGQRLLDTTITFNLELNGAKPEQLYIQVFLKKDDSVGYRALVQTEDHMLMFLQQPGKVVWSREESLAEVVSLEMVDLPLTGAQAELEGEFGKKADGLLGMFLKRLSSQLILLQAWTAHLWKMFYDARKPRSQIKNEINIDNLARDEFNLQKMMVMVTASGKLFGIESSSGTILWKQYLRNVRPGASLKLMVQRTTAHFPHPPQCTLLIKDKETKISFLYVFNPIFGRRSQVAPPVLKRPVLQTLLLPIMDQDYSKVLLLIDDEYKVTAFPATKNVLRQLEEMAHSIFFYLVDAEQGKLSGFRLKKDLTTEESWQVSIPTEVQRIVTVKGKRSSEHVHSQGRVMGDRSVLYKSLNPNLLAVVTESTDTHHERTFVGIYLIDGVTGRIIHSSVQKKAKGPVHIVHSENWVVYQYWNTKARRNEFTVLELYEGTEQYNATAFSSLDRPLLPQVLQQSYIFPSAISAMEATITERGITSRHLLIGLPSGAILSLPKALLDPRRPEIPTEQSREENLIPYSPDVQIHAERFINYNQTVSQIRGIYTSPSGLESTCLVVAYGLDIYQTRVYPSKQFDVLKDDYDYVLISSVLFGLVFATMITKRLAQVKLLNRAWR, from the exons ATGGCGCCGCCGTGCTTCGAGGCCCCCCCCGGCACCGCGGGGGCTGCTGGGGATTTGCGGGCTGCCCCGCTCGGCGCCGTTCCCGTTCAGGCGGAGCGCAGGGCAGCCCGGGGAGGCGCTGAGGTCCCCGGCGCTGTCATGGCGGCCgcgctgtgggtgctgctgctgctgccgctggcGGCCGCCGTGTACGAGGATCAAGTGGGGAAGTTCGACTG GAGGCAGCAGTACGTGGGGAAGCTGAAGTTCGCCTCTCTGGAGGCCTCGCAGGGCTCCAAGAAGCTGCTGGTGGGCACCGAGAAGAACGTGGTGGCTGCGCTCAACTCCCGCAGCGGAGAGATCC TGTGGCGCCATGCAGACAAGGCCGGCCCTGAAGGAGCGATCGACGCCATGCTGATCCACGGGCAGG ATGCCATCACCGTATCCAGCGCTGGGCGCATCCTGCGTTCCTGGGAGACCAACATTGGAGGGCTGAACTGGGAGACGTCGCTGGACACGGGCAG TTTCCAGACGGCGAGTCTGGTGGGGCTGCAGGATGCGGTGAAGTACGTGGCAGTGCTGAAGAAGGCAGCCATCTCCCTGCACTACCTGTCCAACGGGCACCAGAAGTGGGTGGAACACCTGCCAGAAAG TGAGAATACTCGATACCAGCTGTTATATTCCCGTGGGGCTGGAGTGATCCACGTGCTTGGAGTTGTGCCCCAGAGCCATCTGAAGGTGTTAACGCTCAGTGTGGAGGATGGAGAAATCATAGAACAG ACCAAAGTAGCAGCCCCATGGCTGAAGAGCTTAAATGGAGCCTGCAACGTGGTGGGGGAGGCAGTGCTGGTGTGTGCAGACGCAGCCACGCGTTCGCTCTATGTTTGCTCTTTGGAGATGGAGCAGGAGATGAAGCAGATCCCGCTGCAG TCACTCGACCTGGAGTTTGCTGATGGTTTCCAGCCCAGGATATTGGCTACTCAGCCCAGTGTGATCAATGCTTCGCGCACTcagttcttcctgcagctctctcCGGGCTacttctccctgctgcagtgcaaaCAGGGGCAGCTCAGCCACCTGCGAGACTTCCAGCAG GCAGCCCTGGTGAGCTTTGCAACAACTGGGGAGAAaactgttgctgctgtgttgACCTGTAGGAATGAGCTG AAACCTGGAAGTTCTGACGGCCTTCATGGAAGTGCTCTGGAGGATTCCCCGAAACAA GAATCCTTAACCTGTTCCAATCAAACCTACAACATCAATCTCTATCTGGTTGAAACTGGACAAAGATTGCTGGATACCACGATCACGTTTAACCTGGAGCTGAACGGCGCCAAGCCAGAGCAG cTCTATATCCAGGTTTTCCTGAAGAAGGATGACTCGGTGGGCTACCGAGCCTTGGTGCAAACAGAAGACCACATGCTGATGTTCCTCCAGCAGCCAG GAAAGGTTGTGTGGAGCAGAGAGGAGTCGCTGGCAGAAGTGGTGAGCTTGGAGATGGTGGACCTGCCTCTGACGGGTGCacaggctgagctggagggagAATTTGGGAAGAAAGCAG ATGGGTTACTGGGGATGTTTCTGAAGCGGCTGTCCTCCCAGCTTATCCTGCTGCAAGCCTGGACTGCTCACCTTTGGAAGATGTTCTACGATGCCAGGAAACCCCGGAGCCAGATTAAAAATGAGATTAACATTGACAATCTAGCCAGGGATGAGTTCAACCTCCAGAAAATGATGGTGATGGTCACTGCTTCGGGAAAG ctctttggCATTGAAAGCAGTTCTGGCACCATCCTATGGAAGCAGTACCTCAGGAACGTGAGACCGGGTGCCTCCCTCAAGCTGATGGTCCAAAGAACAACAGCCCACTTCCCCCACCCTCCGCAGTGCACCTTGCTCATTAAGGATAAG GAAACCAAAATCAGCTTTCTGTACGTCTTTAACCCAATCTTTGGGAGGAGAAGCCAAGTAGCACCCCCTGTTTTGAAGCGTCCAGTTCTTCAGACTTTGCTTCTGCCTATTATGGATCAAGACTACTCCAAAGTACTGCTTCTGATCGACGATGAGTACAAG GTTACAGCTTTCCCTGCAACTAAGAACGTTCTTCGCCAGCTGGAAGAAATGGCCCATTCCATCTTCTTTTATCTAGTGGATGCCGAGCAGGGAAAGCTCTCTGGGTTCAGACTGAAAAAG gaCTTGACAACAGAGGAGAGCTGGCAGGTGTCCATACCCACCGAAGTACAGAGGATAGTGACAGTGAAAGGGAAGAGATCCAGCGAGCACGTGCACTCCCAGGGCCGTGTGATGGGAGACCGCAGTGTTCTCTATAAG TCCTTGAATCCAAACCTGCTTGCAGTGGTGACAGAGAGCACCGATACGCACCACGAACGCACGTTCGTTGGGATCTATCTGATTGATGGAGTCACAGGCAGGATCATCCACTCGTCagtacagaagaaagcaaagggtCCTGTCCACATCGTCCATTCGGAGAACTGGGTGGTG TACCAGTACTGGAACACAAAAGCACGTCGGAACGAGTTCACTGTGCTGGAGCTGTACGAGGGGACGGAGCAATACAACGCCACAGCCTTCAGCTCCCTGGACCGCCCGCTTTTACCTCAGGTCCTCCAGCAGTCATACATCTTCCCCTCTGCCATCAGTGCCATGGAGGCCACCATCACTGAGCGAGGCATCACCAGCCGTCATTTGCTGA TCGGACTCCCCTCCGGTGCCATCCTCTCCCTTCCCAAGGCTCTGCTGGATCCTCGCCGCCCAGAgatccccacagagcagagcag agaagaaaacctGATTCCTTACTCCCCAGATGTGCAGATCCACGCTGAGAGGTTTATCAACTACAATCAGACCGTATCCCAAATAAGAGGGATTTACACATCCCCATCTGGCCTGGAGTCTACTTGTTTG GTTGTGGCGTACGGCTTAGATATCTACCAGACCCGAGTGTATCCCTCAAAGCAGTTTGATGTCTTGAAAGATGACTACGACTACGTACTGATCAGCAGTGTCCTCTTTGGGCTGGTGTTTGCCACCATGATCACCAAGAGACTGGCCCAGGTGAAGCTACTGAACCGTGCCTGGCGGTAG